From the genome of Lotus japonicus ecotype B-129 chromosome 6, LjGifu_v1.2, one region includes:
- the LOC130725281 gene encoding uncharacterized protein LOC130725281 produces the protein MAWFTTLPRGSITNFPNFSSKFLVQFSTSKTKQVTIEDLYNVRQSERETLKQYVKRFSAASVKIEESELHACERSFKNGLQPGKLNRKLSHKPARSMAEIRARANTYILDEEDDAFKRRRAKKEKDGDQRDASLEGK, from the coding sequence atggcgtggttcacaactctaCCCCGAGGATCGATCACGAATTTTCCTAATTTCTCATCAAAGTTCCTCGTTCAGTTTTCCACCAGTAAAACCAAGCAGGTGACAATTGAGGATCTGTACAATGTTCGCCAGTCCGAGCGCGAGACTTTGAAGCAATACGTGAAACGATTCAGCGCGGCGTCCGTCAAGATTGAGGAATCAGAGCTGCATGCTTGTGAGCGTTCCTTCAAGAACGGGTTGCAGCCGGGGAAGTTGAATAGAAAATTGAGCCATAAGCCGGCTCGGTCCATGGCCGAGATCCGCGCGCGAGCAAACACCTACATTctggacgaggaggatgatgccTTCAAGCGAAGGCGCGCGAAAAAGGAGAAGGATGGCGATCAGAGGGACGCGTCGCTAGAAGGAAAATAG